Proteins encoded by one window of Micromonospora coxensis:
- a CDS encoding amidohydrolase family protein produces MSHHLPADDEAVPAFWRGLGLPGLADVHVHFLPPRLLRRVWAYFDAAGPLLGTEWPIRYRWSDAERVAHLHRMGVRAFGALAYPHKPGMAAELNRWTLDFARRTPGCLPSATFFPEPEAPGYVADALAAGARLFKVHVQVGGFAPTDPALDPVWGLLAEAGTPVVVHVGHAPVGTAHTGPDGFAALMARHPRLAAIVAHLGAPDHTAFLALAERHERVRLDTTMAFTPFFDRFVPFPAAELPRLRELGLAGKVLLGSDFPNIPYPYAEQLAGLARLDLGDDWLRAVCWDSAAALFDLDQPAGPAS; encoded by the coding sequence GTGAGCCACCACCTCCCGGCCGACGACGAGGCCGTGCCCGCGTTCTGGCGCGGACTCGGGCTGCCCGGCCTCGCCGACGTGCACGTGCACTTCCTGCCGCCCCGGCTGCTGCGCCGGGTCTGGGCGTACTTCGACGCGGCCGGGCCACTGCTCGGCACCGAGTGGCCGATCCGGTACCGGTGGAGCGACGCCGAACGGGTCGCGCACCTGCACCGGATGGGCGTACGGGCGTTCGGCGCGCTGGCGTACCCGCACAAGCCGGGCATGGCGGCGGAGCTGAACCGCTGGACGCTGGACTTCGCCCGACGCACCCCCGGCTGCCTGCCCTCGGCGACGTTCTTCCCCGAGCCGGAGGCCCCCGGCTACGTCGCCGACGCGCTGGCGGCCGGCGCCCGGCTGTTCAAGGTGCACGTCCAGGTCGGCGGTTTCGCCCCGACCGACCCGGCGCTGGACCCGGTGTGGGGGCTGCTCGCCGAGGCCGGCACGCCGGTGGTCGTCCACGTCGGGCACGCGCCGGTGGGCACCGCGCACACCGGGCCGGACGGCTTCGCCGCGCTGATGGCCCGGCACCCCCGCCTCGCCGCGATCGTGGCGCACCTCGGCGCGCCCGACCACACCGCCTTCCTGGCCCTGGCCGAACGGCACGAGCGGGTCCGGCTGGACACCACGATGGCGTTCACCCCGTTCTTCGACCGGTTCGTGCCGTTCCCCGCCGCCGAACTGCCCCGGCTGCGCGAGCTGGGTCTGGCCGGCAAGGTGCTGCTGGGCAGCGACTTCCCGAACATCCCCTACCCGTACGCCGAGCAGTTGGCCGGGCTGGCCCGGCTCGACCTGGGCGACGACTGGCTGCGCGCGGTGTGCTGGGACAGCGCCGCCGCCCTGTTCGACCTGGACCAACCGGCAGGGCCGGCCTCCTGA
- a CDS encoding ABC transporter ATP-binding protein — protein sequence MWYLWWLTRCQPGRVLRGSLLGTAWMVGLSARPYLISRAVDDGLRAGDTRALTLWVAAIVAAGVGLAYLGTMRHRTMTFIREDAKARSAAVVLRQLSRLGAALPRRTATGEVATVGGTDVDRTGQVLTVTGPGVGAVVAYLVVAVLLWSISPLLALCVLVGVPAVGLVVMPLLRRLERAESVYRQQQGALTARSGDIVAGLRVLAGVGGRALFARRYAARSRDLLVEGYRVGAVNSWIDAATVALPGLFLAAVVWLAARMAATGEITIGELVAVYGYTATLVVPVWFLLEGGHQLIRGRVAARRIIALLDARPDRVDGPADAPHDRPATRAPAVPDPRRPDTVRQRPMAAPDRPADLYDPASGLTVPAGRLSAVAGADPADAAALADRLGRYVAGEVTWGGAPLTGIGLDEVRARILVAEHDAYLFAGTLRELLRGGRPDGDDAGILAALHAASAGDVLDSLPDGLDTRLDSRARSLSGGQRQRIRLARALLADPEVLILVDPTSAVDAHTEARIAERLRAGRAGRTTLVLTTSPLLLGHADTVAHLRAGRVVGTGTHAELLDNDPAYRRLVARDDAEQVLR from the coding sequence ATGTGGTACCTGTGGTGGCTGACCCGCTGCCAGCCGGGGCGGGTGCTGCGCGGCAGCCTGCTCGGCACCGCCTGGATGGTCGGGCTGTCGGCCCGGCCGTACCTGATCTCCCGCGCCGTCGACGACGGGCTGCGCGCCGGTGACACCCGCGCCCTGACCCTGTGGGTGGCGGCGATCGTCGCGGCCGGCGTGGGGCTGGCGTACCTGGGGACGATGCGGCACCGGACGATGACCTTCATCCGCGAGGACGCCAAGGCCCGCTCGGCCGCCGTGGTGCTGCGCCAGTTGTCCCGGCTCGGCGCGGCGCTGCCGCGGCGCACCGCGACCGGCGAGGTGGCCACCGTCGGCGGCACCGACGTCGACCGGACCGGGCAGGTGCTGACGGTGACCGGGCCGGGCGTCGGCGCGGTCGTCGCGTACCTGGTGGTGGCGGTGCTGCTCTGGTCGATCTCGCCCCTGCTGGCGCTCTGCGTGCTCGTCGGCGTGCCGGCGGTCGGGCTGGTGGTGATGCCCCTGCTGCGCCGGCTGGAGCGGGCCGAGTCGGTCTACCGGCAGCAGCAGGGCGCGCTCACCGCCCGCTCCGGTGACATCGTGGCCGGCCTGCGGGTGCTCGCCGGGGTGGGCGGCCGGGCACTGTTCGCCCGCCGGTACGCCGCCCGCTCCCGCGACCTGCTCGTCGAGGGGTACCGGGTCGGCGCGGTGAACAGCTGGATCGACGCGGCGACCGTCGCCCTGCCCGGGCTGTTCCTCGCCGCCGTGGTCTGGCTGGCCGCCCGGATGGCGGCCACCGGGGAGATCACCATCGGCGAGCTGGTCGCCGTGTACGGCTACACCGCGACCCTGGTCGTGCCGGTCTGGTTCCTGCTGGAGGGCGGCCACCAGCTCATCCGGGGACGGGTCGCGGCCCGCCGGATCATCGCCCTGCTCGACGCCCGGCCGGACCGGGTCGACGGCCCGGCGGACGCGCCCCACGACCGGCCCGCGACGCGCGCCCCGGCGGTGCCCGACCCGCGCCGGCCGGACACCGTTCGGCAGCGGCCGATGGCCGCGCCGGACCGACCCGCCGACCTGTACGACCCGGCGAGCGGGCTGACCGTCCCCGCCGGCCGGCTGAGCGCGGTCGCCGGCGCCGACCCGGCCGACGCCGCCGCCCTGGCCGACCGGCTCGGCCGGTACGTCGCCGGCGAGGTCACCTGGGGCGGGGCGCCGCTGACCGGGATCGGACTCGACGAGGTGCGGGCCCGCATCCTGGTTGCCGAGCACGACGCGTACCTGTTCGCCGGCACGCTGCGCGAGCTGCTGCGCGGCGGCCGGCCGGACGGCGACGACGCGGGAATCCTCGCCGCCCTGCACGCCGCGTCGGCCGGGGACGTGCTCGACTCCCTCCCCGACGGCCTCGACACCCGCCTCGACAGCCGGGCCCGGTCCCTCTCGGGTGGGCAGCGGCAACGGATCCGGCTCGCCCGGGCGCTGCTCGCCGACCCGGAGGTGCTGATCCTCGTCGACCCGACCTCCGCCGTGGACGCGCACACCGAGGCCCGCATCGCCGAGCGGTTGCGCGCCGGCCGGGCCGGCCGGACCACCCTCGTGCTCACCACCTCGCCGCTGCTGCTCGGCCACGCGGACACCGTCGCCCACCTGCGCGCCGGCCGGGTCGTCGGCACCGGCACCCACGCCGAACTGCTCGACAACGACCCGGCGTACCGGCGGCTGGTGGCGCGCGACGACGCCGAGCAGGTGCTGCGGTGA
- a CDS encoding metal-dependent hydrolase encodes MMGPSHALSGAAVWLTGSWALDHFADYHQSPLALAVGTAVCAGGALFPDLDLSGKVTRNQGGATVARTFGVFSLFIAEVMEKISLGVYYATKLSRDPRRNNGHRTLTHTLPFTALVGWGTTALCTAYGKWAVVGILFFMIGLALRGLFDKWAERAGWVIVTLASAAAAWYTFANLPGDRGYPMIGLAVGVGCFTHILGDMITKAGVPILWPIPIKRRMWLMVGLPNGIALRTGSKAEVVVLRTALTVLSVLAAVGLVAPSVLQRFNIEV; translated from the coding sequence ATGATGGGTCCGTCCCACGCGCTGTCCGGCGCGGCGGTGTGGTTGACCGGCTCGTGGGCACTGGACCACTTCGCCGACTACCACCAGTCCCCGCTGGCGCTGGCGGTCGGCACGGCGGTCTGCGCCGGTGGCGCCCTCTTCCCCGACCTCGACCTCTCCGGCAAGGTCACCCGCAACCAGGGTGGCGCGACGGTGGCCCGCACCTTCGGCGTCTTCTCGCTCTTCATCGCCGAGGTGATGGAGAAGATCTCGCTCGGCGTCTACTACGCCACGAAGCTCAGCCGGGACCCGCGCCGCAACAACGGCCACCGCACCCTGACCCACACCCTGCCGTTCACCGCGCTGGTCGGCTGGGGCACCACGGCGCTCTGCACGGCGTACGGCAAGTGGGCCGTGGTGGGCATCTTGTTCTTCATGATCGGGCTGGCCCTGCGCGGCCTGTTCGACAAGTGGGCGGAGCGGGCCGGCTGGGTGATCGTCACCCTCGCCTCGGCCGCCGCCGCCTGGTACACCTTCGCCAACCTGCCCGGCGACCGGGGCTACCCGATGATCGGGCTGGCCGTCGGGGTGGGCTGCTTTACGCACATCCTCGGCGACATGATCACCAAGGCCGGCGTGCCCATCCTCTGGCCCATCCCGATCAAGCGCCGGATGTGGCTGATGGTCGGCCTGCCGAACGGCATCGCGCTGCGCACCGGCAGCAAGGCGGAGGTGGTCGTGCTGCGCACCGCGCTGACCGTGCTCTCGGTGCTCGCCGCGGTGGGCCTGGTCGCGCCGTCGGTGCTGCAACGCTTCAACATCGAGGTGTGA
- a CDS encoding glycosyltransferase family 4 protein — MSPDADVIDIHPARHQRVLMLSWEYPPVLVGGLGRHVHALSVALAAAGHEVTVVTRHAEGAPLEEYADGVRILRAAEDPVTFPLATGSLLAWTMAFNHTLTRAALRAAESGDYDVIHAHDWLVAHTAVTLAEHLDLPLVTTIHATEAGRHQGWLPEEMNRTIHGVEHWISNASARVIACSGYMRDQVTRLFDVPAARVDVVPNGVDDRAWHARPRAVASARARFAGDGPLVGYAGRLVYEKGVQHLVHAVPYLRDRHPGLRVVIAGDGPYRDELVDQARRLRLDDTVRFAGFMDSTQLPAVLAATDATVVPSLYEPFGMIALEAAAAGAPLAVADTGGLAEIVEPGVTGVTFPHSDPDALAGAVDRLLGDEVFARRVARRARTMVGERYGWATIAARTAGSYAAAAREHGAFQARRAATLLGGDRPRIAIPEGNLLAMDSAAC; from the coding sequence ATGTCACCTGACGCCGACGTGATCGACATCCACCCCGCCCGGCACCAGCGCGTGCTGATGCTGTCCTGGGAGTACCCGCCGGTGCTCGTCGGCGGCCTCGGCCGGCACGTGCACGCCCTGTCGGTGGCCCTGGCCGCCGCCGGGCACGAGGTCACCGTGGTCACCCGGCACGCCGAGGGCGCCCCGCTGGAGGAGTACGCCGACGGCGTGCGCATCCTGCGGGCCGCCGAGGACCCGGTCACCTTCCCGCTGGCCACCGGCTCCCTGCTGGCCTGGACGATGGCGTTCAACCACACCCTGACCCGGGCCGCGCTGCGCGCCGCCGAGTCCGGCGACTACGACGTGATCCACGCCCACGACTGGCTGGTCGCGCACACCGCGGTCACCCTCGCCGAGCACCTCGACCTGCCCCTGGTCACCACCATCCACGCCACCGAGGCCGGCCGGCACCAGGGCTGGCTGCCCGAGGAGATGAACCGCACCATCCACGGCGTCGAGCACTGGATCAGCAACGCCTCGGCCCGGGTCATCGCCTGCTCCGGGTACATGCGCGACCAGGTCACCCGGCTCTTCGACGTCCCGGCCGCCCGGGTCGACGTGGTGCCCAACGGCGTCGACGACCGGGCCTGGCACGCCCGCCCGCGCGCCGTCGCCTCCGCCCGCGCCCGGTTCGCCGGCGACGGCCCGCTGGTCGGGTACGCCGGCCGGCTGGTCTACGAGAAGGGCGTGCAGCACCTGGTGCACGCGGTGCCGTACCTGCGCGACCGGCACCCGGGCCTGCGGGTGGTGATCGCCGGCGACGGGCCGTACCGCGACGAACTGGTCGACCAGGCCCGGCGGCTGCGCCTCGACGACACCGTCCGGTTCGCCGGCTTCATGGACTCCACCCAGCTCCCGGCGGTGCTGGCCGCCACCGACGCGACCGTCGTGCCCAGCCTCTACGAGCCGTTCGGCATGATCGCGCTGGAGGCCGCCGCGGCCGGCGCGCCGCTCGCCGTGGCCGACACCGGCGGGCTGGCCGAGATCGTCGAGCCGGGCGTGACCGGGGTGACCTTCCCGCACAGCGACCCGGACGCCCTGGCCGGCGCGGTCGACCGGCTGCTCGGCGACGAGGTGTTCGCCCGGCGGGTGGCCCGCCGCGCGCGCACCATGGTCGGCGAGCGGTACGGCTGGGCCACCATCGCCGCCCGCACCGCGGGCAGCTACGCCGCCGCGGCCCGCGAGCACGGCGCGTTCCAGGCCCGCCGGGCCGCCACGCTGCTCGGCGGTGACCGGCCCCGGATCGCCATCCCGGAGGGCAACCTGCTGGCGATGGACAGCGCCGCGTGCTGA
- a CDS encoding serine/threonine-protein kinase has protein sequence MQHVMIAGRYRLVELVGRGGMGRVWRARDEVLHREVAVKEVLPPHWLAESERDELRLRTLREARTAARLSHPNVVRLYDVVRVDEHPWIVMEYVPSRTLQAVLDSTGPVDPVRAAGIGRALLAALRAAHAAGVLHRDVKPQNVLMAHDGRIMLTDFGLATFDGGDGLTTRPGLVLGSPQFVAPERAAEGVSSVEADLWSLGATLHAAVEGRSPYARSTAMATLAALATEPPDPAPHAGPLAPVLTGLLCRDPGRRIGHDEAERRLLAAERPASPSDTEPPTVVLPVARPAAGATPPPAWPGTSERAPDDADALAPSGVLRVGGGPPVPAPDGGTTGHRPAGAGPDGHATPARAAAPMPPRRRWALVGIALGVAAATGVGTALALVDHDHGDTPVRTPASVSLPEEQRTPSRDGRPLPPPGAGGRPVVPPPFPCLRPYAFGDPVTAAPVGDHDGYRPPSGWTWQTEQGWRVAVPVGWLRSQDHGATCFRDPASRRTLSITPMTADLVDRKAFLRAEQRRQVEAGTLPGYEELRLGDVGGRDVGWECRWTTPFGEREHALRLLPGDQAGGWILTWSAADRDWDASVGQLTVARQSFHDRSAGGSRRPDTTASQG, from the coding sequence GTGCAGCACGTGATGATCGCCGGTCGGTACCGTCTGGTCGAGCTGGTGGGTCGGGGCGGGATGGGTCGGGTCTGGCGGGCGCGGGACGAGGTGCTGCACCGCGAGGTGGCGGTCAAGGAGGTCCTGCCGCCGCACTGGCTGGCCGAGTCCGAACGCGACGAGCTGCGGCTGCGGACGCTGCGCGAGGCGCGCACCGCGGCCCGGCTCAGCCACCCCAACGTGGTCCGGCTGTACGACGTCGTCCGGGTCGACGAGCACCCGTGGATCGTGATGGAGTACGTCCCCTCCCGCACGTTGCAGGCCGTCCTGGACAGCACCGGTCCGGTCGACCCGGTCCGGGCCGCCGGCATCGGGCGGGCGCTGCTGGCCGCGCTGCGCGCCGCGCACGCCGCCGGGGTGCTGCACCGTGACGTCAAGCCGCAGAACGTGCTGATGGCGCACGACGGGCGGATCATGCTCACCGACTTCGGACTGGCCACCTTCGACGGCGGGGACGGTCTGACCACCCGGCCCGGTCTGGTGCTCGGCTCACCCCAGTTCGTCGCCCCGGAGCGCGCGGCCGAGGGGGTGTCCAGCGTGGAGGCGGACCTCTGGTCGCTGGGCGCCACCCTGCACGCCGCCGTGGAGGGCCGCTCGCCGTACGCCCGCAGCACCGCCATGGCCACCCTGGCGGCGCTGGCCACCGAGCCGCCGGACCCCGCACCGCACGCCGGTCCGCTGGCGCCGGTGCTGACCGGGCTGCTGTGCCGCGACCCCGGCCGGCGGATCGGGCACGACGAGGCCGAACGGCGGCTGCTGGCCGCCGAGCGCCCGGCGTCGCCGTCCGACACCGAACCTCCGACAGTGGTGCTGCCCGTCGCCCGCCCGGCGGCCGGGGCGACGCCCCCGCCGGCGTGGCCGGGCACGTCCGAGCGCGCCCCCGACGACGCGGACGCCCTCGCGCCGTCGGGCGTGTTGCGGGTCGGTGGCGGCCCGCCCGTCCCTGCGCCGGACGGCGGAACCACCGGGCACCGGCCGGCGGGCGCGGGACCGGACGGCCACGCCACCCCGGCCCGGGCCGCCGCCCCGATGCCGCCCCGGCGGCGCTGGGCGCTGGTGGGGATTGCGCTGGGGGTGGCGGCGGCGACCGGGGTCGGGACCGCGCTGGCCCTCGTGGACCACGACCACGGCGACACGCCCGTACGGACGCCCGCCAGCGTGTCGCTGCCCGAGGAGCAGCGGACACCATCCCGGGACGGCCGGCCCCTGCCACCTCCGGGCGCGGGGGGACGTCCGGTGGTCCCGCCGCCCTTCCCGTGCCTGCGGCCCTACGCGTTCGGCGACCCGGTCACCGCCGCGCCGGTCGGCGACCACGACGGCTACCGGCCACCGTCGGGCTGGACCTGGCAGACCGAGCAGGGCTGGCGCGTCGCCGTCCCGGTCGGCTGGCTGCGCTCCCAGGACCACGGCGCCACCTGCTTCCGCGACCCGGCCAGCCGCCGCACGCTGAGCATCACCCCGATGACGGCCGACCTCGTCGACCGGAAGGCGTTCCTGCGGGCCGAGCAGCGACGCCAGGTCGAGGCGGGCACCCTGCCCGGGTACGAAGAGCTGCGGCTCGGCGACGTCGGCGGCCGGGACGTCGGCTGGGAGTGCCGGTGGACGACCCCGTTCGGCGAACGTGAGCACGCGCTGCGGCTGCTCCCCGGCGATCAGGCCGGCGGCTGGATCCTGACCTGGAGCGCGGCGGACCGGGACTGGGACGCCTCCGTCGGGCAGCTGACCGTGGCGCGGCAGAGCTTCCACGACCGCTCCGCCGGAGGGTCCCGCCGACCTGACACGACTGCGTCCCAAGGTTGA
- a CDS encoding nucleotidyltransferase family protein, whose translation MIIAAGGGRRIGGPEALLHQGEKPLVDQMIDTMTEAGCEQIVVVLGAAADQVRETADLSRATVVVNRAWGTGVGSSIRAGLAALTDEGIEAVVVVPVDMPGLTPAAVRRVAALPYPDVLVCATYDGLRGYPMLFGRRHWSGIATLASADVGARPYLLAHKNQIVDISCDSVADGSRVDSPELMALYGLTVPPQRVGA comes from the coding sequence ATGATCATCGCGGCGGGCGGGGGACGCCGGATCGGTGGCCCGGAGGCGCTCCTGCACCAGGGGGAGAAGCCGCTGGTGGACCAGATGATCGACACGATGACCGAGGCGGGCTGTGAGCAGATCGTGGTCGTGCTGGGCGCCGCCGCCGACCAGGTGCGTGAGACCGCCGACCTGTCCCGGGCCACGGTGGTGGTCAACCGCGCGTGGGGGACCGGGGTGGGCTCCTCGATCCGGGCCGGCCTGGCCGCGCTCACCGACGAGGGGATCGAGGCGGTGGTGGTGGTCCCGGTCGACATGCCCGGACTCACCCCCGCCGCGGTACGCCGGGTCGCCGCGCTGCCGTACCCGGACGTGCTGGTCTGCGCCACCTACGACGGGCTGCGCGGGTACCCGATGCTCTTCGGCCGCCGGCACTGGTCCGGCATCGCCACGCTGGCCAGCGCGGACGTCGGCGCCCGGCCGTACCTGCTGGCGCACAAGAACCAGATCGTCGACATCTCCTGCGACTCCGTCGCGGACGGCAGCCGGGTGGACTCACCGGAGCTGATGGCGCTCTACGGGCTGACCGTCCCACCGCAGCGCGTCGGCGCCTGA
- a CDS encoding amylo-alpha-1,6-glucosidase, giving the protein MIEIAFGPQVCADPATGTTREWLVTDGRGGYAMGTVSGLRTRRYHGLLVTAGETPAARRVGLVSLDPAVTLPSGARVRLGAHEWSSGTVDPRGFELLERFDLVDGLPRWRWRIGDVVIERELAMTHGRSCVAVVHRLLAGGPVRLELSAACTWRDAHGERRADGPAPRMEPVDGGAVIEGSYRLSGPDWRPEGQWWLGVRHREEAARGLHPEEDLWYAGRFAGALDRPGDTVSVLAWADDLAEQPPPATEVVAAARARHRAVVAAAKPADPVGATLALAADAFVVRTGAGPDVVAGYPWFGAWSRDTMTSYEGLFLCTGRAEEGRELLRSYAATLSEGMLANTADTGRVEYNTVDATLWFLHAVSRHVTATGDTDLGDELLPALHGVVRAHLAGTRYGIAVDPADGLITQGGTPGTALTWMDARVYGAPVTPRTGKPVEVNALWINGLAGLAELTELAGQDAAELWRLHARATESFRRRFPAPAGWLHDVVDAPAPAYPLGGAAHHDDDLLRPNQLLAWSLPYAPLEPDPATLRRVAGGLSTPLGPRSLSPDSPDFAPRHRGGPAERDTAYHQGTVWPWLIGPFVDAYRRAGLPTDDLLVGLVGHLGEFGLGSVSETADGTAPHAATGCPFQAWSVAELLRVHKAG; this is encoded by the coding sequence TTGATCGAGATTGCCTTCGGCCCTCAGGTCTGCGCCGATCCGGCCACCGGGACGACCCGGGAGTGGCTGGTCACCGACGGCCGGGGCGGGTACGCCATGGGCACGGTGAGCGGGCTGCGGACCCGGCGCTACCACGGGCTGCTGGTGACCGCCGGCGAGACCCCGGCGGCCCGCCGGGTGGGGCTGGTCAGCCTGGACCCGGCGGTCACCCTGCCGTCGGGCGCGCGGGTGCGCCTCGGCGCGCACGAGTGGTCCTCGGGGACGGTCGACCCGCGCGGCTTCGAGCTGCTGGAGCGCTTCGACCTGGTCGACGGGCTGCCCCGGTGGCGGTGGCGGATCGGTGACGTGGTGATCGAGCGGGAGCTGGCCATGACGCACGGCCGCTCCTGCGTGGCGGTGGTGCACCGGCTGCTCGCCGGGGGTCCGGTGCGGCTGGAGCTCTCGGCGGCCTGCACCTGGCGCGACGCGCACGGCGAGCGCCGTGCCGACGGCCCGGCGCCCCGGATGGAGCCGGTCGACGGCGGGGCGGTGATCGAGGGCTCGTACCGGCTGTCCGGGCCGGACTGGCGACCCGAGGGGCAGTGGTGGCTGGGGGTGCGCCACCGTGAGGAGGCCGCGCGGGGCCTGCACCCGGAGGAGGACCTCTGGTACGCCGGCCGGTTCGCCGGCGCGCTGGACCGCCCGGGCGACACCGTGTCGGTGCTGGCCTGGGCCGACGACCTGGCCGAGCAGCCGCCGCCGGCGACCGAGGTGGTGGCGGCGGCCCGGGCGCGGCACCGGGCGGTGGTGGCCGCCGCGAAGCCGGCCGATCCGGTCGGGGCGACGCTGGCCCTGGCGGCCGACGCGTTCGTGGTGCGCACCGGCGCCGGGCCGGACGTGGTGGCCGGCTACCCGTGGTTCGGCGCGTGGTCGCGGGACACCATGACCTCGTACGAGGGGTTGTTCCTCTGCACCGGCCGGGCCGAGGAGGGACGGGAACTGCTGCGGTCGTACGCGGCGACGCTGTCGGAGGGGATGCTGGCCAACACCGCCGACACCGGGCGGGTGGAGTACAACACGGTCGACGCGACGCTGTGGTTCCTGCACGCGGTGAGCCGGCACGTCACCGCCACCGGCGACACCGACCTGGGCGACGAGCTGCTGCCGGCGCTGCACGGGGTGGTCCGGGCGCACCTGGCCGGCACCCGGTACGGCATCGCGGTCGATCCGGCCGACGGGTTGATCACCCAGGGCGGCACCCCGGGCACCGCGCTGACCTGGATGGACGCCCGGGTGTACGGGGCGCCGGTGACCCCGCGCACCGGCAAGCCGGTGGAGGTCAACGCGCTCTGGATCAACGGGCTGGCCGGCCTGGCCGAGCTGACCGAGCTGGCCGGTCAGGACGCCGCCGAGCTGTGGCGGCTGCACGCCCGGGCCACCGAGTCGTTCCGGCGGCGGTTCCCGGCGCCGGCCGGCTGGCTGCACGACGTGGTGGACGCTCCCGCGCCGGCCTACCCGCTGGGTGGGGCGGCGCACCACGACGACGACCTGCTCCGCCCCAACCAGCTGCTGGCCTGGTCGTTGCCGTACGCCCCGCTGGAGCCGGACCCGGCGACGCTGCGGCGGGTGGCGGGTGGGCTGTCCACCCCGCTCGGGCCGCGCAGCCTCTCCCCCGACTCGCCGGACTTCGCACCCCGGCACCGGGGCGGGCCGGCGGAGCGGGACACCGCCTACCACCAGGGAACCGTGTGGCCGTGGCTGATCGGACCGTTCGTCGACGCGTACCGGCGGGCCGGACTGCCCACCGATGACCTTCTGGTGGGTCTTGTGGGACATTTGGGGGAATTCGGCCTAGGCTCGGTGAGCGAGACGGCCGACGGCACCGCGCCGCACGCCGCCACCGGCTGCCCGTTCCAGGCGTGGTCGGTGGCCGAACTGCTGCGCGTCCACAAGGCCGGCTAG
- a CDS encoding bifunctional 3'-5' exonuclease/DNA polymerase, which translates to MVADERGGGELQPLAADGRPVGPVERVADLAAAVAAREAADRPRWVWASGASVYPALLRAGVRLERCHDVELTEALLLGHAGRWGEPRSFAAAHARLTGAAVPPDPPPRPPAPPGHGQAALFDAVPGPAGPGVAALSEVYADQLARIAATAHPGRFRLLVAAESAGALIAVEMGVAGLPWRVEVHDAILAELLGEASPVGGPPRRLAELAARIADAFGVRQVHADSPAELLRAFARAGVELPNTRAWVLRGVDHPAVPLVLQYKELYRIWTAHGRAWRDAWVRDGRFQPEYVPGGVVSGRWATRGGGALQIPKVIRRAVVADPGWRFVVADAGQLEPRVLAAVSGDARLATAGAAGDLYAALAQDAFAGDRARAKVALLGAMYGQTGGAAVPALAALKRHYPTAFAYVEAAARTGEAGGLVRSWLGRTCPPGTAGFTDGDDAGADPDAGADPQSPRARAARSRGRFTRNFVIQATAAEWASTLLATLRGELAGTGGELVFFQHDEVLVHCPAEQADAVAEAVTRSGARASTLLFGDTPVRFPLDVSIVECYADAT; encoded by the coding sequence ATGGTGGCGGACGAGCGGGGTGGGGGAGAGCTCCAGCCGCTGGCAGCCGACGGGCGGCCGGTGGGGCCGGTCGAGCGGGTCGCCGACCTCGCCGCGGCCGTCGCCGCCCGGGAGGCCGCCGACCGGCCGCGCTGGGTGTGGGCGTCCGGCGCGTCGGTCTACCCGGCGCTGCTGCGGGCCGGCGTCCGGCTGGAGCGCTGCCACGACGTCGAGCTGACCGAGGCGCTGCTGCTCGGCCACGCCGGCCGGTGGGGCGAGCCCCGTTCGTTCGCCGCCGCGCACGCCCGGCTCACCGGGGCCGCCGTCCCGCCCGACCCGCCACCCCGGCCGCCCGCGCCGCCCGGGCACGGCCAGGCCGCGCTCTTCGACGCCGTCCCCGGGCCGGCGGGTCCCGGCGTCGCGGCGTTGTCCGAGGTGTACGCCGACCAGCTCGCCCGGATCGCGGCGACCGCGCACCCCGGCCGGTTCCGGCTGCTGGTGGCCGCCGAGTCGGCGGGGGCGCTGATCGCGGTGGAGATGGGCGTGGCGGGCCTGCCCTGGAGGGTCGAGGTGCACGACGCGATCCTGGCCGAGCTGCTCGGCGAGGCGTCCCCGGTGGGTGGGCCGCCCCGGCGGCTGGCCGAGCTGGCGGCGCGGATCGCCGACGCGTTCGGCGTACGCCAGGTGCACGCCGACTCCCCGGCGGAGCTGTTGCGGGCCTTCGCCCGGGCCGGGGTGGAGTTGCCCAACACCCGGGCCTGGGTGCTGCGCGGGGTCGACCACCCGGCGGTGCCGCTGGTCCTGCAGTACAAGGAGCTCTACCGGATCTGGACGGCGCACGGCCGGGCCTGGCGTGACGCCTGGGTCCGCGACGGCCGTTTCCAGCCGGAGTACGTGCCCGGCGGGGTGGTCTCCGGGCGCTGGGCGACCCGGGGCGGCGGCGCCCTGCAGATCCCGAAGGTGATCCGGCGGGCGGTGGTGGCCGATCCGGGCTGGCGGTTCGTGGTCGCCGACGCCGGCCAGTTGGAGCCGCGGGTGCTGGCGGCGGTCTCCGGCGACGCCCGGCTCGCCACCGCCGGCGCGGCCGGTGACCTCTACGCCGCCCTCGCCCAGGACGCCTTCGCCGGTGACCGGGCGCGGGCCAAGGTGGCCCTGCTCGGCGCGATGTACGGGCAGACCGGCGGGGCGGCCGTGCCCGCGCTGGCGGCCCTCAAGCGGCACTATCCGACCGCGTTCGCCTACGTCGAGGCGGCGGCGCGCACCGGTGAGGCGGGCGGGCTGGTCCGCTCCTGGCTGGGGCGCACCTGTCCGCCGGGGACGGCGGGGTTCACCGACGGCGACGACGCCGGGGCCGATCCGGACGCCGGGGCCGACCCGCAGTCCCCGCGCGCCCGGGCGGCCCGGTCCCGGGGCCGGTTCACCCGCAACTTCGTCATCCAGGCCACCGCCGCCGAGTGGGCCTCCACGCTGCTCGCGACGCTGCGCGGCGAGCTGGCCGGCACCGGTGGTGAGCTGGTCTTCTTCCAGCACGACGAGGTGCTGGTGCACTGCCCGGCCGAGCAGGCCGACGCGGTGGCCGAGGCGGTCACCCGGTCCGGTGCGCGGGCCTCGACGCTGCTCTTCGGCGACACCCCGGTCCGCTTCCCGTTGGACGTGTCCATCGTGGAGTGCTACGCCGACGCCACCTGA